One window of Populus nigra chromosome 5, ddPopNigr1.1, whole genome shotgun sequence genomic DNA carries:
- the LOC133693912 gene encoding uncharacterized protein LOC133693912, whose product MAKGLIWATAEDLARNRGRVISLYRQILRSLNSPSLPLNLAERLAKKAEVRAIFMLGSEETSVHNIEDLFDTAEYALSILKKGEIPNTRNPL is encoded by the coding sequence ATGGCAAAAGGTTTGATATGGGCGACAGCAGAGGATTTGGCAAGGAACAGAGGACGTGTTATATCTCTTTATCGTCAGATACTGCGAAGTCTTAACTCGCCAAGTTTGCCTCTTAATTTAGCAGAAAGACTGGCTAAGAAGGCTGAAGTTCGTGCGATCTTTATGCTGGGATCTGAGGAGACATCAGTACACAACATTGAAGACCTTTTTGACACTGCTGAATATGCTCTCTCCATCCTCAAAAAAGGTGAGATCCCAAATACGAGGAATCCACTCTGA
- the LOC133695113 gene encoding eukaryotic initiation factor 4A-3 has protein sequence MATSVVPAGRSARRAAAEDEKLVFETTEGVEPVASFDEMGLKEDLLRGIYNYGFEKPSAIQQRALMPIIKGRDVIAQAQSGTGKTSMIALTVCQLVDTASREVQALILSPTRELAEQTERVITVIGENINIQVHACIGGKSVGEDIRKLEHGVHVVSGTPGRVCDMIKRRSLRTRAIRVLVLDESDEMLSRGFKDQIYDVYRYLPPELQVVLISATLPNEILEITSKFMTDPVKILVKRDELTLEGIKQFFVAVEKEEWKFETLTDLYDTLTITQAVIFCNTKRKVDWLTAKMVEFNFTVSSMHGDMPQKERDAIMSNFRSGETRVLITTDVWARGLDVQQVSLVINYDLPNNRELYIHRIGRSGRFGRKGVAINFVKSDDIRILRDIEQYYSTQIDEMPMNIGDLI, from the exons ATGGCAACAAGCGTAGTACCAGCGGGGCGCAGCGCGCGGAGGGCGGCGGCGGAGGATGAAAAGCTGGTGTTTGAAACGACGGAGGGAGTAGAACCTGTGGCAAGTTTCGATGAGATGGGATTAAAAGAAGATTTATTGAGAGGGATTTATAATTATGGATTTGAAAAGCCATCAGCAATACAACAAAGAGCTTTAATGCCGATAATTAAAGGCCGTGATGTTATAGCGCAAGCTCAATCTGGTACTGGAAAGACTTCTATGATTGCTCTTACTGTTTGTCAGCTCGTTGATACTGCTAGCAGAGA GGTCCAGGCATTGATATTGTCACCTACAAGGGAACTGGCAGAGCAGACAGAGAGAGTGATAACTGTAATTGGTGAAAACATTAATATACAAGTACATGCATGCATTGGAGGAAAAAGTGTGGGCGAGGATATTCGAAAACTAGAACATGGAGTTCATGTAGTTTCTGGGACTCCTGGCAGAGTCTGTGACATGATCAAGAGGAGGTCATTACGCACAAGAGCCATCAGAGTACTAGTTCTT GATGAATCTGATGAGATGTTGAGCAGAGGGTTCAAGGATCAAATCTATGATGTGTACAGATATCTCCCACCCGAGCTTCAG GTTGTCTTGATTTCTGCTACTCTTCCTAATGAAATTTTGGAGATTACTAGCAAGTTCATGACAGATCCTGTAAAGATTCTTGTGAAACGTGATGAGTTGACTCTGGAG GGCATCAAGCAATTTTTTGTTGCCGTGGAAAAAGAAGAATGGAAATTTGAGACTCTGACTGACCTTTATGATACTCTTACCATCACTCAAGCTGTTATTTTCTGCAATACAAAGCGAAAG GTTGATTGGCTAACTGCCAAGATGGTTGAATTTAACTTCACTGTCTCATCAATGCATGGCGACATGCCTCAAAAGGAGAGAGATGCAATTATGTCTAATTTCCGGTCTGGTGAAACTCGTGTACTGATCACAACTGATGTTTGGGCTCGGGGGCTTGATGTTCAACAG GTTTCTCTGGTGATTAACTATGACCTTCCAAACAATCGAGAGCTTTACATTCATCGAATTGGTCGTTCTGGTCGTTTTGGACGGAAG GGTGTTGCTATTAACTTCGTCAAAAGTGATGATATCAGGATTTTAAGAGATATTGAACAGTATTACAGCACCCAGATTGATGAAATGCCTATGAACATCGGTGATCTGATATAA
- the LOC133694792 gene encoding 4-hydroxybenzoate polyprenyltransferase, mitochondrial-like, producing the protein MSFLLRRSITGTTRFLSASRYVSTTRPNTYYISHCLLLSQNQIPTFPSNLSFMREISTFSSSKDKKQQDGELSMGGKVSWVDVYLPRQVRPYAHLARIDKQIGTWLLAWPTMWSITLAAAPGNLPDYKMIGLFGLGSLLVRSIACTINDILDRDIDAKVDRTKRRPLASGVLKPSQGVLFLGFQLFLGLGILLQLNNYSRVLGVLSMFLVFTYPLMKRFTYWPQAYLGLSFSWGALLGWSAVKGSLDPAIVLPLYASGIFWTLVYDTIYAHQDKEDDLKVGVKSTALLFGDSTKEWISGFGIACIGGLALSGFNADLGWPFYAFLAAGSGQLAWQIWTVNLSCPADCSRKFVSNKWFGAIVFSGVLLGRLWS; encoded by the exons ATGTCGTTTTTACTCCGTCGCAGCATCACCGGAACCACCAGGTTTCTCTCCGCTTCACGCTATGTCTCCACCACGAGACCTAACACTTATTATATCAGCCACTGCCTTTTACTCTCACAGAACCAAATTCCTACTTTTCCATCCAATCTATCGTTCATGAGAGAAATCTCCACCTTTTCTAGCTCAAAAGATAAGAAACAACAGGATGGAGAGCTATCAATGGGAGGAAAGGTTTCCTGGGTTGATGTGTACTTACCTAGACAAGTTAGACCTTATGCACATCTTGCTAGGATAGATAAGCAAATTGGGACTTGGCTTCTTGCCTGGCCTACCATGTG GTCAATAACGTTGGCAGCTGCACCAGGAAATCTTCCCGATTATAAGATGATTGGTCTGTTTGGTTTGGGTTCTTTGCTTGTAAGAAGCATTGCGTGTACTATAAATGATATTCTTGATAGGGACATTGATGCAAAG GTTGATCGGACGAAGCGTAGACCGCTTGCAAGCGGGGTGTTGAAGCCATCTCAAGGGgttctttttcttggttttcaGTTATTTTTGGGTCTTGGGATTCTTCTTCAACTGAATAATTATAG CCGAGTTTTGGGAGTTTTATCTATGTTTCTCGTCTTCACCTATCCCCTCATGAAGAGATTTACTTATTGG CCTCAAGCTTATCTTGGTTTGTCATTTAGCTGGGGAGCTTTACTGGGATGGTCGGCAGTTAAAGGATCTCTTGATCCAGCCATTGTTTTGCCTCTATACGCTAGCGGTATATTTTGGACTCTCGTGTATGACACAATATATGCACACCAG GACAAGGAGGATGATCTCAAAGTGGGTGTTAAATCGACGGCCTTGTTGTTTGGGGATTCAACAAAGGAGTGGATTTCTGGGTTTGGAATTGCATGCATTGGTGGTCTTGCCCTCAGTGGATTCAACGCTGATCTTG GGTGGCCATTCTATGCGTTTTTGGCAGCAGGTTCTGGACAGTTAGCTTGGCAAATATGGACAGTTAACCTATCCTGCCCCGCTGATTGCAGTAGAAA ATTTGTGTCCAACAAATGGTTTGGGGCAATTGTATTCAGTGGGGTTTTACTTGGTAGACTTTGGTCGTAG
- the LOC133693911 gene encoding MAP3K epsilon protein kinase 1-like, with the protein MVSTMNAEVAREYLEKVSDLQEFSQADTAVKSYMCSQSLLSRLFQMFSRIEPPILLKILDCINNLSTEPNCLENLQRADTIKYLIPNLELKDGPLVDQT; encoded by the exons ATGGTATCAACTATGAATGCAGAGGTTGCAAGGGAATACCTGGAGAAAGTGTCAGACCTGCAGGAGTTTTCTCAAGCTGATACAGCTGTAAAATCCTATATGTGTAGCCAAAGCTTGCTCAGTCGTCTTTTTCAGATGTTCAGCAGAATTGAGCCCCCTATTCTTTTGAAG ATACTTGACTGTATCAATAACCTGTCAACTGAGCCGAATTGCTTAGAGAATCTTCAGCGCGCAGACACAATTAAGTACCTGATCCCAAATCTTGAACTCAAAGATGGGCCTCTTGTAGATCAAACATGA
- the LOC133694838 gene encoding probable metal-nicotianamine transporter YSL7, producing the protein MERRRSGGDHGENYTNPFDGEDQVSSADEKEEVMVEEGFKDTEVPPWAKQITLRAMLTSLVLSIVFNFIVCKLNLTTGVIPSLNVAAGLLGFAILKFWTSLLGKAGFLKQPFTRQENTVVQTCVVASSGIAFSSGTASYLLGMTPRIANQSEGGNTPANMKELHLGWMIGFLFAVSFVGLFSIVPLRKLMILKYKLTYPSGTATAYLINSFHTPKGAKLAKKQVSVLFKYFAGSFLWAGFQWFWTAADGCGFASFPTFGPQAFARRFYFDFSATYVGVGMICPYMVNISLLLGAILSWGILWPIIETKKGDWYSADEKPSSLHGIQGYRVFLAIATMLGDGLFHVIFMLSKTTISLITNIKKKDSEVPGFGDDENSKLVKYDEKRRTEFFLKDQIPNWVAGGGYILLAIVSIIAVPHIFPQLKWYQILVAYVIAPVLAFCNAYGCGLTDWSLASNYGKFAIIIFSAWVGLPNGGIIAGLASCGVMMSIVSTASDLMQDFKTGYLTLSSPRSMFFSQVIGTAMGCVLTPLVFWVFYQAYPVGEEGSAYPAPYGGVYRGIAMLGTEGVSSLPKNCFKLSIIFFFAAMVINLVTELLRKYETKYRIYRFIPSPMCLAIPFYLGGYFAIDMCVGSLILFLLELRNKQKASDFGPAVASGLICGESLWGIPAAILALSGVNPPMCIKFLTAAVNDKVDGFLSG; encoded by the exons ATGGAGAGAAGAAGGAGTGGTGGAGATCATGGAGAGAATTACACAAACCCTTTTGATGGAGAAGACCAGGTCTCTTCCGCTGATGAGAAAGAGGAGGTTATGGTTGAAGAGGGATTCAAGGACACAGAAGTTCCTCCATGGGCAAAGCAAATTACTTTGAGGGCCATGTTAACAAGCCTGGTTTTGAGTATTGTGTTCAATTTCATTGTTTGCAAGCTTAATCTCACAACTGGTGTGATCCCTTCACTTAATGTTGCGGCCGGCTTGTTGGGTTTTGCCATCCTTAAATTCTGGACTTCATTGCTTGGAAAAGCTGGATTCTTGAAGCAGCCTTTCACTAGACAAGAAAATACCGTGGTGCAAACATGCGTGGTTGCCTCTTCTGGCATTGCATTCAGCA GTGGGACTGCAAGTTACTTGCTTGGTATGACACCAAGGATAGCTAATCAATCAGAAGGAGGGAATACACCTGCAAACATGAAAGAACTCCATCTTGGTTGGATGATTGGATTTCTGTTTGCTGTGAGCTTTGTTGGCCTGTTCTCTATTGTGCCTCTGAGGAAG CTGATGATCTTGAAGTACAAGCTAACATATCCTAGTGGAACAGCCACTGCATACCTTATCAACAGCTTTCACACACCTAAAGGAGCCAAGCTAGCAAA GAAGCAAGTTTCTGTCCTGTTCAAATATTTCGCCGGCAGCTTTTTGTGGGCCGGTTTCCAGTGGTTTTGGACTGCTGCAGATGGATGTGGATTCGCTAGCTTCCCCACTTTTGGACCCCAAGCCTTCGCTCGCAG GTTCTACTTTGATTTCTCAGCAACATATGTTGGTGTTGGAATGATCTGTCCTTACATGGTAAACATTTCCTTGCTTCTTGGAGCCATCCTATCGTGGGGAATCTTGTGGCCAATTATTGAGACTAAGAAAGGTGACTGGTATAGCGCTGACGAAAAACCGTCAAGTCTCCATGGAATCCAGGGATACAGG gtttttctgGCTATTGCCACAATGTTGGGCGACGGTCTTTTCCATGTCATCTTCATGCTTTCCAAAACCACAATTAGTCTAATAACTAATATCAAGAAGAAAGACTCTGAGGTTCCTGGTTTTGGTGATGATGAGAACTCTAAGCTTGTGAAGTATGACGAAAAGCGTAGAACcgaattctttttaaaagacCAGATCCCAAATTGGGTAGCTGGTGGTGGCTACATCCTTCTAGCAATCGTTTCTATCATTGCAGTGCCACATATCTTTCCTCAATTGAAATGGTACCAAATTCTGGTTGCTTATGTGATTGCCCCAGTTTTAGCCTTCTGCAATGCCTACGGATGCGGTCTTACAGATTGGTCTCTTGCCTCCAACTATGGCAAATTTGCCATCATCATCTTTAGTGCTTGGGTTGGCCTCCCGAATGGTGGTATCATTGCTGGTCTTGCTTCTTGTGGTGTGATGATGAGCATTGTCTCAACAGCATCTGATCTTATGCAAGACTTCAAGACAGGATACCTCACCCTCTCGTCTCCTCGCTCTATGTTCTTCAGTCAAGTCATAGGCACCGCCATGGGTTGTGTTTTAACCCCACTAGTCTTCTGGGTCTTCTATCAGGCGTACCCTGTCGGTGAGGAAGGTAGCGCCTACCCTGCACCTTATGGTGGAGTCTATCGTGGGATTGCCATGCTTGGTACTGAAGGTGTTTCTTCCCTCCCCAAGAATTGCTTTAAACTCTCCATCATATTCTTCTTCGCCGCCATGGTTATTAACCTTGTGACCGAGTTGTTAAGGAAATACGAAACCAAGTACAGAATCTACAGGTTCATTCCTAGCCCAATGTGCCTGGCAATTCCGTTCTATCTTGGTGGCTACTTTGCCATTGACATGTGTGTTGGGAGTTTGATTCTCTTCCTCTTGGAGTTAAGGAACAAGCAAAAAGCCAGTGACTTTGGCCCTGCTGTCGCATCTGGCCTCATTTGTGGCGAGTCTTTGTGGGGTATCCCAGCGGCCATTCTTGCACTTTCCGGTGTCAATCCTCCAATGTGCATCAAGTTCCTAACAGCTGCTGTTAATGACAAGGTTGATGGCTTCTTGAGTGGTTAA
- the LOC133694790 gene encoding 4-hydroxybenzoate polyprenyltransferase, mitochondrial-like, with the protein MVLQSDVDPRRVRSLTRSNFAPYKLTISKLKLSPLKMASFLLRRASCSATRILSSPLALPTATIIPKSNPSPNFIYHHYLLHHFTQFSRQNKIPSPYLAFIKEISNIPSTKEEKEHKRNNGELPKRGEKSWIDVYLPRQVRPYAHLARLDKPIGTWLLAWPCMWSISLAAEPGSVPNFKMMALFGCGALLLRGAGCTINDLLDRDIDTKVERTKLRPVASGLLTPFQGLCFLGFQLFLGLGILLQLNNYSRILGASSLLLVFSYPLMKRFTFWPQAYLGLTFNWGALLGWSAVKGSLDPAIVIPLYASGVFWTLVYDTIYAHQDKEDDLKVGVKSTALRFGDSTKEWITGFGTACISSLALCGFDADIGWSFYAFLAAASGQLAWQIWTVDLSCRADCNRKFVSNKWFGAVVFSGILFGRLWS; encoded by the exons ATGGTGCTGCAGTCAGATGTGGATCCTAGGCGGGTAAGAAGCCTAACAAGGTCAAATTTTGCGCCATATAAATTAACCATTTCAAAACTAAAGCTATCTCCCCTCAAAATGGCGTCGTTTTTGCTCCGTCGCGCTTCCTGCAGCGCCACCAGGATCCTCTCCTCTCCACTCGCTCTGCCCACCGCCACAATAATCCCCAAATCAAACCCTAGCCCTAATTTTATCTATCACCACTATTTACTTCACCATTTCACTCAGTTTTCCCGCCAAAACAAAATTCCTAGCCCTTATTTAGCCTTCATTAAGGAAATCTCCAATATTCCAAGcacaaaagaagagaaagaacacAAGCGAAACAATGGAGAGTTGccaaagagaggagagaagtcTTGGATTGATGTCTATTTGCCTAGACAAGTCCGGCCTTATGCACATTTAGCTAGGCTTGATAAGCCCATTGGGACCTGGCTTCTTGCTTGGCCTTGTATGTG GTCAATCTCATTGGCAGCAGAACCTGGAAGTGTACCTAATTTTAAGATGATGGCGTTATTTGGCTGTGGGGCTTTGCTTTTAAGAGGAGCTGGGTGTACTATAAATGATTTGCTTGATAGAGATATTGATACGAAG GTCGAAAGGACAAAGCTAAGGCCAGTTGCCAGTGGTCTTTTGACGCCATTTCAAGgtctttgttttcttggttttcaattgtttttgggTCTTGGGATTCTTCTTCAACTGAATAATTATAG tCGTATTTTGGGAGCTTCATCCTTGTTGCTGGTCTTCTCCTATCCCCTTATGAAGAGATTTACATTTTGG CCTCAAGCATATCTTGGTTTAACATTTAACTGGGGAGCTTTACTGGGATGGTCTGCAGTTAAGGGGAGTCTGGATCCAGCTATTGTGATACCACTATATGCTAGTGGAGTATTTTGGACCCTGGTGTATGACACAATATATGCTCATCAG GATAAGGAAGATGATCTTAAAGTGGGTGTTAAATCGACGGCCTTGAGATTTGGGGATTCAACAAAGGAGTGGATCACTGGGTTTGGAACTGCATGCATTAGTAGTCTTGCCCTCTGTGGATTCGATGCCGATATTg GGTGGTCATTTTATGCATTTCTGGCAGCTGCTTCGGGTCAATTAGCTTGGCAAATATGGACAGTTGACCTATCATGCCGGGCTGATTGCAATAGAAA ATTTGTGTCAAACAAATGGTTTGGTGCTGTTGTTTTTAGTGGCATTTTGTTTGGTAGACTTTGGTCATAG